Proteins from one Nitrospirae bacterium YQR-1 genomic window:
- a CDS encoding prepilin-type N-terminal cleavage/methylation domain-containing protein: MTSMGTVEREKGFTLIEVAIVLVIIGIIIGAIMKGQDLMDNARGKRFGVEIHKWESAIYAYLDIKGNLPGDGTPSGLIGSGSGNPQTDISNANFQNPPNNSFVLGPNTYYVYLGSDSTSGKNYLIACKSSNCGTALTYTIKSNQIALKFFSTYDTSIDGSSDAGAGKVAGISAAPTIANNSFTSLTVLSATTNWTSVSTIFGMAYELN; this comes from the coding sequence ATGACAAGTATGGGTACAGTAGAAAGAGAGAAAGGTTTTACCCTAATAGAGGTAGCGATTGTACTGGTCATAATCGGCATCATAATCGGGGCTATAATGAAAGGTCAGGATTTAATGGATAATGCCCGCGGCAAGAGGTTTGGCGTAGAAATACACAAATGGGAATCAGCGATATATGCGTATTTAGACATAAAGGGTAATTTGCCCGGAGATGGAACACCAAGTGGGTTGATAGGTTCCGGCTCTGGAAATCCGCAGACTGATATCTCTAATGCAAATTTTCAAAATCCTCCCAACAACTCTTTCGTTTTAGGCCCAAACACCTACTATGTATATTTAGGAAGTGACTCAACAAGCGGCAAAAACTACCTTATCGCTTGCAAGTCTTCAAACTGTGGCACCGCCCTTACTTATACAATAAAATCAAATCAAATTGCGTTGAAGTTCTTTTCGACTTACGATACATCCATTGACGGCTCATCGGATGCCGGAGCCGGTAAAGTTGCAGGAATAAGTGCCGCCCCGACAATCGCCAATAATTCTTTTACCTCTCTGACTGTGCTCAGTGCCACAACAAACTGGACCTCGGTCAGCACAATTTTCGGTATGGCTTATGAGCTTAACTGA